One segment of Moorella sp. E308F DNA contains the following:
- a CDS encoding FapA family protein, translating into MAADCIRVEGNTVEEAIRRAANLLNVLPEELTVEIIDAGSKGFLGIGCRPAVILARPAGEVAVTGQESKPQPDLEAAGESKPVIETGDGVTPAGEERPAYVWVEAGQVHIGGGELPATIIPGEHFELYVNDRPIAGEAAVRAGDTITVKPREELKDGEWKLSVASDGLMAKLTIKPGYKRTWKLKDQSPASRLELKGEPVDVVQPAVTREEILAELNRQQVVYGIDEEAIQQACTATREMEIVVARGQAPHPPEDARVEYLFCTSETARREVGEEERVDYREMVVRASAAVGDLLAVKIPPRPGKPGMTVTGKAIPPPEPKDVELVAGKGTEVIDGRRCVATAEGRPQLSQRKGKVIIDIIPVLVHRGDVDLASGNLKFKGCINITGNVTETMQVVASQDVEIGGDVTQATVRTGGSIFIRHNCIGSLLIAGGMNSIYQSVEPVLADLVEQLSLLQAAAGQLEQGARRQRGPAYSLNTGYLLGVLVENKFKKLPSLAARLEQITRSAEGGPEEQKLIQLGRELAQAFGTPAAIQGLDTVKLAQMAAAIEEMAAYCRQIPREGGNITLSYALNSKLQASGWVKVTGRGCFNTEIVTGGKVEIQGVFRGGSIYAGDDVYIKEIGSSGGAKTLVRVAEGRVIKTGKIWPNCTLQIGKRIRQIDNEENQVMAYLNSEGDMILGIF; encoded by the coding sequence GTGGCGGCCGATTGTATAAGGGTTGAAGGAAATACGGTAGAAGAGGCCATCCGCAGGGCTGCAAATCTCCTTAATGTTTTGCCTGAGGAACTGACGGTGGAAATAATCGATGCCGGGAGTAAGGGTTTTTTAGGCATAGGCTGCCGGCCGGCGGTGATATTGGCCCGGCCTGCCGGGGAAGTAGCAGTAACCGGGCAGGAGAGCAAGCCGCAACCTGATTTGGAGGCTGCCGGAGAAAGCAAGCCGGTTATCGAGACAGGTGACGGCGTGACGCCGGCGGGAGAGGAACGTCCCGCTTATGTTTGGGTTGAAGCTGGGCAGGTTCATATCGGCGGGGGGGAACTGCCGGCTACTATTATTCCCGGCGAACATTTCGAACTTTATGTTAACGACCGTCCTATAGCCGGCGAGGCAGCCGTACGGGCCGGCGACACCATTACCGTCAAGCCCAGGGAGGAGCTAAAAGATGGCGAGTGGAAATTGTCGGTAGCCAGCGATGGCCTGATGGCGAAATTAACAATTAAGCCAGGTTATAAACGGACCTGGAAGCTAAAAGACCAATCCCCGGCCAGCCGCCTGGAATTAAAGGGCGAACCGGTAGATGTAGTCCAGCCGGCCGTTACCCGGGAGGAGATCCTGGCCGAGTTAAACCGCCAGCAGGTTGTTTACGGGATTGACGAAGAAGCCATCCAGCAGGCGTGTACAGCGACCAGGGAGATGGAGATAGTCGTTGCCCGGGGCCAGGCGCCCCACCCCCCTGAAGATGCGCGGGTGGAATATCTTTTTTGTACCAGTGAAACTGCTAGAAGAGAAGTGGGCGAGGAGGAACGGGTGGACTACCGGGAGATGGTGGTCCGGGCCTCGGCGGCAGTTGGCGACCTCCTGGCCGTCAAGATACCGCCGCGGCCCGGCAAGCCGGGGATGACGGTTACCGGCAAAGCCATTCCTCCACCTGAACCGAAAGATGTCGAACTGGTGGCCGGGAAAGGGACGGAGGTTATCGATGGCCGGCGCTGTGTGGCCACGGCCGAGGGTCGTCCCCAGTTAAGCCAGCGGAAGGGGAAGGTAATAATTGATATTATCCCGGTCCTGGTACACCGGGGAGATGTGGACCTCGCTTCCGGTAACCTCAAGTTTAAAGGCTGTATCAATATTACCGGCAATGTTACCGAAACCATGCAGGTGGTTGCCAGCCAGGATGTCGAAATCGGTGGTGATGTTACCCAGGCCACAGTTCGCACGGGGGGATCCATTTTTATTCGCCACAACTGCATCGGCTCGCTCTTGATTGCCGGAGGTATGAACAGCATCTACCAGAGCGTAGAGCCAGTCTTAGCCGACCTGGTCGAGCAATTATCCCTTCTCCAGGCAGCCGCCGGGCAGCTGGAACAAGGCGCCAGGAGGCAGAGGGGACCGGCCTACTCCCTGAACACCGGTTACCTGCTTGGTGTCCTGGTGGAAAATAAGTTTAAAAAGTTGCCCTCCCTGGCAGCCAGGTTGGAGCAAATCACCAGGAGCGCGGAAGGAGGACCGGAGGAACAGAAATTAATCCAGCTGGGGCGTGAACTGGCCCAGGCCTTCGGGACGCCGGCTGCCATCCAGGGCCTCGATACGGTAAAACTGGCCCAAATGGCGGCCGCCATCGAGGAGATGGCCGCCTACTGCCGGCAGATACCTCGTGAGGGAGGCAATATTACTTTAAGCTATGCCCTCAACAGTAAACTCCAGGCCAGTGGTTGGGTTAAAGTTACCGGCCGCGGCTGTTTTAATACCGAGATTGTAACCGGGGGCAAGGTGGAGATCCAGGGCGTTTTTCGGGGCGGCAGCATTTATGCCGGTGATGATGTGTATATCAAAGAAATAGGCTCCAGTGGCGGGGCCAAAACCCTGGTAAGGGTTGCCGAAGGTAGGGTAATCAAAACCGGCAAGATCTGGCCGAACTGCACCCTGCAAATAGGCAAGCGTATCCGCCAGATTGATAATGAAGAAAATCAAGTGATGGCCTATTTAAATAGTGAAGGTGATATGATCCTGGGAATATTTTGA
- a CDS encoding Crp/Fnr family transcriptional regulator, which translates to MAENWEFLRQVPVFADLSPEELQHIASLALLRRYRKNMYIFMEGEPGDAIYFVKKGAIKLFQVLEDGREKILHFVREGEIFAEVLLFEGGPYPATAETLEDTEVGIIRNADMERLLSQHGEIAVKIIKVMSRRLRRAQEHIRDLALKGAYGRLASTLLQLARDYGTPREDGVTIDLNLSQQELASLIGTSRETVARILSDFKRLGAVGVERQRITILSPQKLAGWD; encoded by the coding sequence ATGGCCGAGAACTGGGAATTTTTACGCCAGGTACCGGTATTTGCAGATCTAAGCCCGGAAGAGTTACAGCATATTGCTTCCCTGGCCCTTTTGCGCCGCTACCGTAAAAATATGTATATTTTTATGGAAGGCGAGCCCGGCGACGCTATATATTTTGTCAAAAAAGGGGCTATCAAGCTATTCCAGGTGCTGGAGGACGGCCGTGAAAAGATCCTGCACTTCGTCCGGGAAGGGGAAATCTTTGCCGAAGTCCTTTTATTCGAAGGCGGCCCTTACCCGGCCACGGCCGAGACCCTGGAAGATACCGAAGTAGGTATCATTCGTAACGCCGATATGGAAAGGCTTCTCAGCCAGCACGGGGAAATAGCCGTGAAAATCATTAAAGTTATGAGCCGACGCCTGCGCCGGGCCCAGGAACATATCCGGGACCTGGCTCTTAAAGGAGCTTACGGTCGCCTGGCCAGCACCCTGCTCCAGCTGGCCAGGGATTATGGGACGCCCAGGGAAGACGGTGTTACCATTGATCTCAATTTGAGCCAGCAGGAACTGGCCAGCCTGATCGGTACTTCCCGGGAGACGGTGGCCCGGATTTTAAGCGACTTTAAACGCCTGGGGGCCGTGGGAGTAGAACGCCAGCGAATTACCATCCTGTCGCCCCAAAAGCTGGCCGGCTGGGATTAA
- a CDS encoding response regulator transcription factor has translation MEKLRILVADDEAGLRQLVRLYLEKEGMVVAEAATGRQALEKLQQDKYDLLILDLMMPDGDGWSVCRAVRQKMDLPIIMLTARGEEMDRLLGFELGADDYVVKPFSPRELVARVKALLRRAGASPQRGEQLQFPGLSIDIAGREVKVEGRVVNNLTPKEFDLLLFLARHPGQVMSREKILEKVWGYDFYGDLRTVDTHIKNLREKLGRERGFITTVWGVGYKFEVGS, from the coding sequence ATGGAAAAGTTGCGCATCCTGGTAGCCGACGATGAAGCGGGCCTGCGCCAGCTGGTGCGCTTGTATTTAGAAAAAGAAGGTATGGTTGTTGCCGAGGCGGCCACCGGTCGCCAGGCCCTGGAGAAACTCCAGCAGGATAAATACGATCTCCTCATCCTGGACTTGATGATGCCCGACGGCGATGGGTGGAGTGTCTGCCGGGCAGTACGCCAGAAAATGGACCTGCCCATTATCATGCTTACGGCCCGGGGAGAAGAAATGGATCGTTTATTGGGTTTTGAGCTGGGAGCAGACGACTATGTGGTCAAGCCCTTCAGTCCCCGGGAACTGGTGGCCCGGGTGAAGGCTCTGTTGCGTCGGGCCGGGGCCAGCCCGCAGCGGGGAGAGCAGTTGCAATTTCCCGGCCTCAGCATTGATATTGCCGGCCGGGAGGTTAAAGTCGAAGGGCGGGTGGTAAACAACCTGACGCCCAAGGAGTTTGACCTTCTCCTTTTCCTGGCCCGGCACCCGGGCCAGGTCATGAGCCGGGAAAAGATCCTGGAAAAGGTCTGGGGTTATGATTTTTACGGCGACCTACGGACGGTAGATACCCATATCAAGAATCTGAGGGAAAAACTGGGCCGGGAGCGCGGGTTTATCACCACAGTCTGGGGTGTCGGTTACAAATTTGAGGTAGGTTCATGA
- a CDS encoding sensor histidine kinase has translation MISKSITTKLWLLLVSLVVVSLLAIGFSLHQLLGNFYYRQQVEDMLATGEKLAKSLAGADAGNLSVHADILSKVAGAGVMIIDRNGLVISCSSDAGTGMGMGMGMRMGHGWSHGLHQHGDWPAAGMHLDGDEIRQVLAGNTVIKRGYQDIFNTRMLIVAVPIKNAGGVNGAVILFAPEASLSAAIGAVDRLILYSGVGAVLLATLLAFFAARRVTRSLKQMSLAARQMARGDFSGRVPVTSEDELGQLAGSFNFLAEELARTVAALSREKEKLDRVVRGMTDGVLAFAPDGRVLFANPQAEKHLGLSLPPGSTLPAELLAPLRAAAEGEDAAGEIRWRQQIFAVRAAPLQGEEPGRPVAVAIIQDITAQKQLEQLRREFLASVSHDLRTPLSFIQGYAEALADGLAAGEKERQEYTNIILTEAGRLRRLVDDLFDLNKMAAGQLSLEMADVDIGELLAGVARKYRPLLAEHKLELAVEIQPSLPGIRADAGRLEQIMANLLDNARHHTPPGGRIRITAGLVGNEIKVSVADTGSGIPPEDLPYIWERFYKVDKSRSRRDGGSGLGLAIVKSLVEAHGGRVEVESQLGKGSTFSFYLPL, from the coding sequence ATGATCAGCAAAAGCATTACTACCAAGTTGTGGTTGCTCCTGGTTTCCCTGGTGGTGGTCAGCCTCCTGGCCATCGGCTTTTCCCTGCACCAGCTACTGGGTAATTTTTATTACCGGCAGCAGGTGGAAGATATGCTGGCTACAGGAGAGAAGCTGGCCAAGAGCCTGGCCGGTGCTGATGCCGGCAACCTGTCCGTTCATGCTGATATTCTCAGTAAGGTAGCCGGCGCCGGGGTGATGATCATTGACCGCAACGGCCTGGTAATTTCCTGCAGCAGTGATGCCGGGACAGGCATGGGTATGGGTATGGGTATGAGGATGGGCCATGGCTGGAGTCATGGCCTGCACCAGCACGGCGACTGGCCGGCAGCCGGTATGCACCTGGACGGTGACGAAATCCGGCAGGTGCTGGCGGGGAATACGGTTATCAAGCGGGGTTACCAGGACATCTTTAATACCAGGATGTTAATCGTGGCCGTGCCGATAAAGAACGCCGGGGGTGTTAACGGGGCGGTTATCCTGTTTGCCCCTGAGGCTTCTCTGAGTGCAGCTATAGGGGCTGTAGACCGCCTGATCCTTTATTCCGGCGTGGGGGCGGTACTGCTAGCCACCTTGCTGGCCTTTTTTGCCGCCCGTCGGGTAACCAGGTCCTTGAAGCAGATGAGCCTGGCGGCCCGGCAGATGGCCCGAGGCGATTTCAGCGGCCGGGTGCCGGTAACTTCCGAGGATGAACTGGGCCAGCTGGCCGGGAGCTTTAATTTTCTTGCCGAGGAACTGGCCCGGACCGTAGCCGCCCTGTCCCGGGAAAAGGAAAAGCTCGACCGGGTGGTCAGGGGTATGACTGACGGCGTCCTGGCCTTTGCACCTGACGGGCGGGTTCTTTTTGCCAATCCCCAGGCGGAAAAGCACCTGGGGCTGTCCCTGCCACCTGGGTCGACGTTGCCGGCAGAACTGCTGGCACCCTTGCGGGCAGCCGCAGAAGGCGAAGATGCTGCGGGAGAAATCAGGTGGCGGCAGCAAATCTTTGCCGTCCGGGCCGCGCCCCTGCAGGGGGAGGAGCCGGGTAGACCGGTGGCCGTGGCTATTATCCAGGATATAACCGCCCAAAAACAACTGGAGCAACTGCGCCGGGAATTCCTGGCCAGCGTCTCCCACGACCTGCGGACGCCCTTAAGCTTTATCCAGGGTTATGCCGAGGCCCTGGCGGACGGCCTGGCCGCCGGGGAAAAGGAGCGCCAGGAGTATACCAATATTATCCTGACCGAAGCCGGCCGCTTGCGGCGCCTGGTGGATGACCTGTTTGATTTGAATAAAATGGCGGCCGGCCAGCTATCCCTGGAAATGGCCGATGTCGATATCGGGGAATTGCTGGCCGGGGTGGCCCGGAAATACCGGCCCTTGCTGGCGGAGCACAAGCTGGAACTGGCAGTAGAAATACAGCCTTCTTTACCGGGGATCCGGGCCGACGCCGGACGCCTGGAGCAAATCATGGCCAATCTCCTGGACAACGCCCGGCACCACACGCCGCCGGGGGGCAGGATCAGGATAACAGCCGGACTGGTTGGCAATGAAATTAAGGTCAGCGTGGCTGACACAGGCAGCGGCATTCCTCCGGAAGATCTACCTTATATCTGGGAACGTTTTTACAAGGTAGACAAGTCCCGTTCCCGCCGGGATGGGGGCAGCGGCCTGGGCCTCGCCATAGTTAAAAGCCTGGTGGAAGCCCACGGCGGCCGGGTGGAGGTAGAAAGCCAGCTGGGTAAGGGGAGTACCTTCAGTTTCTACCTGCCCTTGTAG
- a CDS encoding response regulator transcription factor has protein sequence MQQLKGIKILVVDDEPNILQFLELGLQNEGFEVQTAQDGVTAITLLKQFQPHVVILDVMMPGMDGFEVCRMLKKMENVAVIMLTARDEVDDRVKGLMLGADDYMVKPFSFEELLARIYARVRNQFPNLFGEVVIGPFHIDDRRKEIKFKDRVLELSPTEYELLKLLVLNHGLVLSKRMILDKVWGYDFGGEENIVEVYIRSLRDKLNDKDHQLIRTIRGSGYRVDLS, from the coding sequence ATGCAACAATTAAAGGGGATCAAAATATTAGTAGTGGATGATGAACCAAATATACTACAATTTTTGGAACTCGGTCTGCAAAATGAAGGATTTGAAGTACAGACCGCCCAGGACGGCGTTACAGCCATTACCCTGCTCAAACAATTCCAGCCCCATGTCGTTATCCTTGATGTCATGATGCCAGGAATGGACGGTTTTGAGGTGTGCCGGATGCTCAAAAAAATGGAGAATGTGGCGGTGATTATGCTGACGGCCAGGGATGAAGTAGATGATCGGGTGAAGGGGCTCATGCTCGGGGCCGATGATTACATGGTAAAACCTTTTAGTTTTGAGGAGTTGCTCGCCAGGATATATGCCAGGGTCCGCAATCAATTTCCCAACTTATTTGGGGAAGTGGTGATCGGGCCGTTTCATATTGATGACCGCCGTAAAGAAATCAAGTTCAAAGACCGGGTTTTGGAGCTCTCGCCAACGGAATATGAACTCCTCAAATTATTAGTTCTCAATCACGGGTTGGTTTTAAGTAAAAGGATGATTTTGGATAAAGTTTGGGGTTATGACTTCGGGGGAGAGGAAAATATAGTTGAGGTGTACATACGTTCATTGCGGGATAAATTAAACGACAAAGATCATCAATTAATACGAACCATACGCGGATCGGGCTACCGGGTTGATTTATCATGA
- a CDS encoding sensor histidine kinase: MNRKKSISLSLFFAPNSLRVQLLSRSLLILAVLLVLIGLFQYVFMREFIYRNKAASLQSQIMSIPRFAWEQAGPGRLGNGNMRPPRIFIPETKLAFIDARGNFTVLSSGPDGSDPPRLEMVEYLDVLKKGPGLQYKVIDGAGEDEQLLVLQPVPSAPGEMLGVVQVSTSTVPLKELLFRQLLIFLLLSLIAMFFGLLAFLPVLNRTLVPLINMVDTAEQIDAGNLARRFPTRQGQMEIDRLAESFNGMLERLEASFKAEKETQEQMRRFIADASHELRTPLTSIHGFLEVLLRGAANQPDQLQKALKSMHSESARLNKLVHDLLLLAKLDRTPHMELKEGLLDTVVRDMEPQLRILAGNRKLDLCLEPNMKCKFDTDKMKQVILNLFHNAVQHTDPEKGHIKISLCSQNGGVQLSVQDNGQGISDTHLPHVFDRFYRVDSSRTRRHGGAGLGLSIAKSIIEAHGGTIGVSSREGEGCTFYVWLPR; encoded by the coding sequence ATGAACCGCAAGAAAAGCATTTCCTTGAGCTTGTTTTTTGCTCCCAATTCGCTCCGGGTTCAACTGCTATCCCGGTCACTGCTGATCCTTGCCGTTTTGCTGGTGCTTATTGGCCTGTTTCAATATGTTTTCATGCGGGAGTTTATTTATAGGAATAAAGCTGCCAGCCTCCAGAGCCAGATCATGTCAATTCCTCGCTTTGCCTGGGAGCAAGCCGGCCCGGGCCGCCTGGGAAATGGCAATATGCGTCCGCCGCGTATTTTTATTCCTGAGACAAAACTAGCGTTTATTGATGCCAGGGGTAATTTTACCGTTTTATCGAGTGGACCTGACGGATCAGATCCCCCGCGGCTGGAAATGGTAGAGTATTTAGATGTTTTAAAGAAAGGACCGGGGCTGCAATATAAAGTTATTGACGGCGCCGGGGAGGACGAACAATTACTGGTATTACAACCTGTCCCTTCGGCTCCGGGGGAAATGCTGGGCGTTGTTCAGGTCAGTACTTCAACCGTACCCCTAAAGGAACTACTGTTTCGGCAGCTGCTTATCTTTTTGCTCCTTTCTCTTATTGCCATGTTCTTCGGTTTGCTCGCTTTTCTGCCGGTGCTCAACAGGACGCTGGTTCCGTTAATCAACATGGTGGATACCGCGGAACAAATCGATGCCGGGAATTTGGCCAGGCGTTTTCCCACCCGGCAGGGGCAGATGGAAATCGATCGCCTGGCAGAATCCTTTAACGGGATGCTGGAGCGGCTGGAAGCTTCCTTTAAAGCTGAAAAAGAAACCCAGGAACAGATGCGCCGTTTCATAGCGGATGCCTCTCATGAGCTGCGCACGCCGCTAACCTCGATTCACGGGTTTTTAGAGGTATTGCTTCGCGGTGCGGCCAATCAACCGGACCAGCTGCAGAAAGCTTTAAAAAGCATGCACAGCGAATCGGCCCGCCTTAACAAACTGGTCCATGATCTTCTTCTCCTGGCCAAACTGGACCGCACGCCTCATATGGAGCTTAAGGAAGGCTTACTGGATACCGTGGTCCGGGATATGGAGCCCCAGCTGCGTATTCTGGCCGGCAACAGGAAGCTGGACTTATGCCTCGAGCCAAACATGAAATGTAAATTTGATACGGATAAAATGAAACAGGTGATTTTGAACCTGTTTCATAATGCGGTGCAGCATACGGACCCGGAAAAGGGTCATATCAAGATTTCACTATGCAGCCAAAATGGCGGTGTGCAGTTGTCCGTGCAGGATAACGGGCAAGGGATCAGTGATACCCATCTCCCCCACGTCTTTGATCGCTTTTACCGTGTCGATTCTTCGCGGACGCGCAGGCATGGCGGGGCCGGTTTGGGCCTATCGATAGCCAAATCTATTATCGAGGCTCATGGAGGGACGATAGGCGTTAGTAGCCGCGAGGGGGAGGGGTGCACCTTTTACGTATGGCTTCCCCGCTAA
- a CDS encoding ArnT family glycosyltransferase, which yields MRSKQGSRFDMILICIALLSAFLNIFNIWKDQYANAYYTAAVTSMLQSFHNFFYASFDPAGYVTVDKPPVAFWIQTIFAYIFGVHGWSVILPQALAGVGSVLLMYYLVRPTFGRTAARLASLVMACTPIAVAVSRTNNIDSLLVFALLTATWMLFRGIRNQKSAWVLGAFAMIGVGFNIKMLQAYMVVPAFYVFYLLAFKSEWKKKLAVVAAATVIMVAVSISWAVAVDMTPGENRPYVGGSQTNSVLELAFGYNGISRLTGMNRGGPGPGAAPGQQQKQQDQGNRPDQQQMPPDGNNAPVQQTGQTDGSNMPGWQQVPGDGYRMQGRILPEGAGPGAGGRPGPVPGFAGGAPPGRDGGGAFGTGQPGPLRLFQSELSGQISWLLPFVAVACAGLLAGIRRRKPLTTKENETLFWLAWLLPGMAFFSVARFFHHYYLIMLAPPIAALVGAGWVELWQLYRDKEGWKMWLLPAGLLATTAFELYILQPYQEHIGTGWPAGIGAAGTGLVLVLLLAVKKEKLISIAAMAGMLVLLAAPLYWAATPLLYGGNSMLPQAGPSQRVPGPGQGGRGGPNSGVNYKLLEYVIRNNTGEKYLFATTDANTAAPYIIATGKAVMAMGGFSGSDPILTVEKLKQMVAGGEVKYFLIPSRSGFGGRGGAGSEVIEWIRANSNAVSEEEWQEGSSDGFPGGMGRDGSLTLYEIDVEEGGKV from the coding sequence ATGAGATCGAAACAAGGTTCGCGTTTCGATATGATCTTGATATGCATCGCCTTATTATCCGCTTTCTTGAATATCTTCAACATCTGGAAAGACCAGTACGCCAACGCCTATTACACAGCAGCGGTCACCAGTATGCTGCAGAGCTTCCATAATTTCTTCTACGCTTCTTTTGATCCGGCCGGGTACGTTACGGTGGATAAACCGCCGGTGGCGTTCTGGATCCAGACGATATTCGCGTATATCTTCGGGGTGCACGGGTGGAGCGTGATTCTCCCCCAGGCCCTGGCCGGTGTCGGCTCCGTCCTGCTGATGTATTACCTGGTCAGGCCGACTTTCGGGAGAACAGCTGCCCGGCTCGCTAGCCTGGTTATGGCCTGTACGCCTATTGCGGTTGCGGTGAGCCGGACGAACAATATCGACAGCTTGCTGGTATTTGCACTCCTGACAGCTACCTGGATGTTGTTCCGGGGAATTCGCAATCAGAAGTCGGCCTGGGTGCTGGGAGCCTTTGCCATGATCGGTGTCGGCTTTAATATAAAGATGCTGCAAGCTTACATGGTCGTACCGGCTTTTTACGTGTTTTACCTGCTTGCTTTCAAGAGCGAATGGAAAAAGAAACTGGCCGTCGTTGCGGCGGCTACAGTGATCATGGTAGCAGTATCTATATCCTGGGCAGTAGCCGTAGATATGACCCCCGGGGAAAACCGGCCCTATGTCGGCGGCAGTCAGACGAACTCTGTATTGGAGCTGGCCTTCGGTTATAATGGCATATCCCGCCTTACAGGGATGAACCGGGGAGGGCCGGGTCCCGGTGCAGCGCCGGGCCAGCAACAAAAACAGCAGGATCAAGGAAACAGGCCGGACCAGCAGCAAATGCCGCCGGATGGAAACAATGCGCCTGTTCAGCAGACCGGGCAAACGGATGGCAGCAACATGCCCGGCTGGCAGCAGGTGCCGGGTGACGGTTACAGGATGCAGGGCAGGATTTTACCGGAAGGCGCCGGCCCGGGTGCCGGTGGGAGACCGGGCCCGGTGCCCGGTTTTGCCGGCGGTGCTCCCCCGGGCCGGGATGGGGGCGGTGCCTTCGGCACCGGCCAGCCGGGCCCGTTGCGGCTGTTTCAAAGTGAACTCTCGGGGCAAATCAGCTGGTTGCTGCCCTTTGTAGCGGTTGCCTGCGCCGGTTTGCTGGCAGGCATTCGCCGAAGAAAGCCGCTTACCACCAAAGAAAATGAGACGTTGTTCTGGCTGGCCTGGTTGCTACCGGGGATGGCATTTTTTAGCGTGGCGCGCTTCTTCCATCACTATTACCTGATCATGCTCGCCCCCCCGATTGCAGCCCTTGTAGGAGCGGGATGGGTGGAGCTCTGGCAGTTATACCGGGACAAAGAAGGCTGGAAAATGTGGCTGCTGCCGGCAGGCCTTCTGGCAACAACAGCTTTTGAGCTGTATATACTACAGCCCTACCAGGAGCATATCGGTACGGGTTGGCCTGCCGGCATTGGGGCGGCTGGGACGGGTTTGGTCCTGGTATTGTTGCTGGCCGTTAAGAAAGAGAAACTGATTTCTATCGCTGCAATGGCCGGGATGCTGGTCTTGCTGGCGGCACCGCTCTACTGGGCCGCCACTCCCCTTCTGTATGGCGGTAACAGCATGCTGCCCCAGGCCGGCCCCAGTCAGCGGGTACCTGGCCCTGGACAGGGCGGGAGAGGCGGGCCGAACTCCGGTGTTAATTATAAACTGCTTGAATATGTGATCAGAAATAATACGGGGGAGAAATACCTTTTTGCCACCACCGATGCCAATACGGCCGCACCCTATATCATTGCCACCGGGAAAGCCGTCATGGCTATGGGCGGATTCAGCGGTTCCGACCCCATCCTCACGGTGGAGAAGTTGAAACAGATGGTGGCCGGCGGGGAAGTAAAATATTTCCTAATCCCTTCGCGTTCCGGTTTCGGGGGCAGAGGTGGTGCCGGCAGCGAAGTTATAGAGTGGATCCGCGCCAACAGTAACGCGGTGTCGGAGGAGGAATGGCAGGAAGGCAGCTCGGACGGCTTTCCAGGTGGCATGGGCAGGGACGGCTCCCTGACCTTATATGAAATCGATGTGGAGGAGGGAGGAAAAGTATGA
- a CDS encoding glycosyltransferase family 2 protein — protein sequence MNTDVRYSIVIPVYNEEAVLEQTYRRLKQVMERASEPYELIFVNDGSCDRSAEIIKGFRTQDSSVKLITFSRNFGHQIAISAGMDHASGEAVVVIDADLQDPPELILDMIAKWKEGYDVVYARRTQRKGETFFKKATAHLFYRLLRACTDIDIPVDTGDFRLIDRKVCDQLKRLPEKNRYVRGLVSWVGFKQTAVEYVRDKRWAGESKYPLKKMLKLSLDGITSFSSKPIKIASYAGALLTFAGLIYMLILPLFEVFTGTPLAGWHIVLAMQLLLTGFILLMLGINGEYIGRIYDEARDRPLYIVEEYCGIKEKNGE from the coding sequence ATGAACACCGATGTCCGGTATTCAATAGTTATCCCGGTCTATAACGAGGAAGCTGTCCTCGAGCAGACCTACCGGCGCTTGAAGCAGGTGATGGAGCGGGCCAGCGAACCTTATGAACTGATTTTTGTAAATGACGGCAGCTGCGACCGCTCCGCTGAGATAATCAAAGGTTTTAGAACACAGGATTCTTCAGTGAAACTCATAACCTTTTCCCGGAATTTTGGCCATCAAATCGCGATTAGCGCCGGGATGGACCATGCATCCGGGGAGGCTGTTGTAGTAATTGACGCTGACTTGCAGGACCCGCCGGAACTGATCCTGGATATGATCGCGAAATGGAAGGAAGGGTATGACGTCGTTTACGCCCGGCGAACGCAAAGGAAAGGAGAAACTTTTTTCAAGAAGGCAACGGCCCATTTATTTTACCGCCTCCTACGCGCCTGCACGGATATTGATATCCCCGTGGATACCGGCGACTTCCGCTTGATCGACCGGAAAGTATGCGACCAGTTAAAACGGCTGCCGGAAAAAAACCGTTATGTACGCGGGCTGGTGAGCTGGGTCGGCTTCAAGCAAACAGCCGTTGAGTATGTAAGGGATAAAAGGTGGGCCGGGGAGAGCAAGTACCCGCTTAAAAAGATGCTCAAGCTGTCCCTGGACGGTATCACCTCCTTTTCATCCAAGCCTATAAAAATAGCAAGCTATGCCGGAGCCCTGCTTACCTTTGCAGGCTTAATCTACATGCTGATTCTGCCGCTTTTCGAGGTTTTTACCGGAACGCCCCTTGCCGGCTGGCATATAGTCCTGGCCATGCAGCTATTGTTGACCGGTTTTATCCTCCTGATGCTGGGGATTAACGGGGAATATATCGGGCGGATTTATGATGAAGCAAGGGACCGCCCGCTGTATATTGTGGAGGAATACTGCGGGATAAAGGAAAAGAATGGTGAATGA
- a CDS encoding GtrA family protein: protein MLSNFTDRPLQFFKFCLVGAVNTSVDLAVFIFLTAWSVPMILAQGISYTCGLLNSFFMNRAWTFKRRGQLAGQFARFLALNVVTLTLTYGLLVLFHYYMAWSTLASKFVATGVGLVLNFTGSRLWVFS from the coding sequence ATGTTGTCAAATTTTACCGATCGTCCTCTCCAGTTTTTTAAATTTTGCCTGGTAGGAGCAGTAAACACTAGCGTTGATTTGGCGGTATTTATTTTCCTTACCGCCTGGAGCGTACCGATGATCCTGGCGCAGGGCATATCATATACCTGCGGCTTATTGAACAGTTTTTTCATGAACCGGGCGTGGACCTTCAAACGACGTGGGCAGCTTGCCGGCCAGTTCGCCAGGTTTCTAGCGTTAAATGTTGTCACATTAACCTTAACTTACGGGTTGCTGGTGCTGTTTCACTACTACATGGCATGGTCGACGCTCGCCAGCAAGTTCGTTGCCACGGGCGTGGGTCTGGTACTGAATTTTACCGGCAGCCGCTTATGGGTTTTTAGTTGA